A genomic region of Candidatus Cloacimonas sp. contains the following coding sequences:
- a CDS encoding YbaB/EbfC family nucleoid-associated protein, giving the protein MLPGGKNMQQLMKQAQKMQAEMMKQQEELANTVYTASTGGGMVTIEMNGQYEVVSLKIDPQVVDSEDVEMLEDLISAAIQEVISNVKEASDDAMSKVTGGINIPGLG; this is encoded by the coding sequence ATGCTTCCCGGTGGAAAAAATATGCAGCAATTGATGAAACAAGCCCAAAAAATGCAGGCAGAAATGATGAAACAACAGGAAGAACTGGCAAATACAGTTTACACTGCTTCTACAGGTGGAGGAATGGTAACAATTGAAATGAACGGTCAGTATGAAGTTGTTTCATTAAAAATAGACCCTCAGGTTGTTGATTCTGAAGATGTAGAAATGCTGGAAGACCTTATTTCGGCTGCCATACAAGAAGTTATCAGCAATGTGAAAGAAGCATCTGACGATGCAATGAGTAAAGTTACAGGCGGAATTAATATTCCCGGTTTAGGTTAA